The nucleotide sequence TCCAGCTAATATGATGGAAGGATTGGAAAAACAACTCCAAAAGAACCGGCTGTTCCTTTCCAGAGATCGGTTGTTTTCAAAACCGACTGTCCTCATGGGCTTGCATGTGCTTTTTCTGGCAGCCATCTTGTTGGCCGATGGTTTGGACTACCCGGCCAAAATTTCGTTATTCGCGTTTTTGTCGGCGATGGTTTTATGGATAGCTACGAAAATCCCCGCCGGATTCGTCGCCGTTTCCCTTATTGCCTTCGTCATCCTGATGAATGCAGCAGAACCGGAACTTTTGTACGAATCGCTTTCCGAGGAAGTAGTGTGGCTTATGATCGGGTCGTTCATCATCGGCCAGGCCGTCAAAGAATCGGGACTTGCGGAACGCTTAACGCTCTTTCTGCTCCGTAAATCGAAGGAAAAAGGACAAGCGCTAGCAGGAGTCAGCGCCGTTTTGTTCGCCACCGTCTTTTTCATTCCGTCCACTTCCGGCCGGGCTGCACTCGCCATGCCGATCATCAGCCAATTAAGCCAAAAATATACGGAAAAAGAACAGCGGGTGCTGGTTCTGTTGGCGCCCGTCGTCATCCTGATGAGCACATCCGCTACCTTGATCGGGGCAGGTTCCCACTTAATCGGCATCGGACTTCTTGAAAGCACCGCCCAGCAATCCATTTCGTTCATCCAGTGGTTCGTTTGGGGACTGCCGTTTGCCGCCGTGGCGACGCTTCTTTCCTTCCTGGTTGCAAACTGGCTGTTTTGGCCGAAACACGGAGAAAAGCGATTGGAAATTGAACAAGCTGCTGGCCCCTCCCTTGTGAAAAAGCAGCTGAAACCGATTGAGAAAAAGACGCTGATCCTGCTGTGTGCATTGATCGTCTTGTGGATGACCGAAAGCCTGCATGGCTATGACATCGCATTTGTGGCGATGATCGGCGCCATCCTGGTCATGGCGCCAAACTGCGGCGTCATCACCTGGAAACAAGGCATGAAATCCGTTTCTTGGAATTTGATTGTGTTTGTGGCCGCTGCTGCAGCACTCGGGAAAATTTTGGTGGATACCGGCGTTGTGGAATGGCTGGAAGGAGGCATGGCAAACTTTCTGCAGTCGTTTACGGATGCACCGGAATGGCAAATCGTTTTCGTCATTCTGTTTGTATCGGTGACCAGCCATTTGTACATCACTTCCCATACGACCCGGGCCATTGTCTTTATCCCGGCGTTCTTGCTGTTCAGCGAAGCCATTGGCGCCAACCCTTCCGCCGTGGTGTTCTTGAGTTTAATCGGCATGAACTATTGCGTGACGTTTCCGGTCAGCTCCAAAGCCTTGCTGCTGTTTTACGAAGACGAAGACGAAGGCGTTTCGTACGATGCCGGCAGCCTGGTCAAACTGAGTGCCGTCTTGATGCCGCTCTATATCGCCCTGATGATGCTGTTTTATTTCACATATTGGCAGTGGACCGGATTGCAGCTGTAAAGAATGACCCAAAACAGAGCCATGCAGCACCGGCTCTGTTCTTTTTATGGGTTCGAGTGAATTCACTACGGCAGCAACTTCAGCTTCTTTTTCAATTATTTCTTTTTGCCAAGCCGGAACCTTTCTCTCAATTGCCATTTTCTATATGAGAACCCTTTCAGCAATTTGAAAATTAAAATTATTTCGAAATACTATAAATTTCCATATCGGCATTTGTGATGATTTTTTAAAAAAGCTGCAGCCCTTGCTGTTTTAGCGAATTTCACTAGTTATTAATTGGACACAATTTAATATCAGGGTATCCTTTGACAAAAAATCTATTTCCTATAACATTGAAGATAGGATTAGAATCATTATAGTTAGATAATCATATTAATTGAGGCGAACCACTTTGATTAATATTTTTTTATGGGGTTATCGGCTATGAGCATTCTAAAAAAACATTTAGGAGGAATTTAATATGTCTTTGATCGGAAAAGAAATTCAACCATTCGCAGCTTCAGCTTACAACGCCGGAAGCGGTGAATTTATCGAGGTATCGGAACAAAACATGAAAGGCCAATGGAGTGTGGTTTGCTTCTACCCTGCAGACTTTACATTTGTTTGCCCTACGGAACTTGAAGATCTTCAAAAACAATACGCTACCCTTAAAAATCTGGGCGTGGAAGTGTATTCCGTTTCAACAGATACTCACTTCACGCATAAAGCATGGCACGATCATTCAGATGCAATCAGCACACTTGAATACATCATGATCGGCGACCCGTCTCAACGCATTTCCCGCAGCTTTGATGTCTTGGACGAAGAAGCGGGCCTTGCACAGCGCGGTACATTCATCGTTGACCCGGACGGCATTGTTCAAGCTGCAGAAATCAATGCAGACGGCATTGGCCGTGATGCAAGCACGCTTGTCGGCAAAATCAAAGCGGCTCAATATGTCCGCAACAACCCAGGTGAAGTTTGCCCGGCTAAATGGGAAGAAGGCAGTGCGACACTTAAGCCGAGCCTTGACCTTGTAGGGAAAATATAAGGAGTTCTGATCATGATATTAGATGCAGATATAAAAGCACAATTAGCTCAATACCTAGAATTGTTGGAAGGCGATGTGCTGCTGAAAGTCAGCGCAGGATCGGACGACGTTTCCCGCGACATGTTGGCTTTGGTAAATGAACTATCCGCAATGTCTGCCCGCATCAAAGTGGAACATGCACAGCTTGAAAGAACGCCGAGCTTCAGTGTCAGCCGCATCGGCGAAGACACCGGCATCACGTTTGCCGGCATCCCTCTTGGCCATGAATTTACTTCACTGGTCCTTGCCTTGCTGCAAGTAAGCGGGCGGGCTCCGAAAGCCGACGCGAAAGTCATCGACCAAATCAAAAGCATCCAAGGCAACTACCATTTCGACTCTTACATCAGCTTAAGCTGCCAAAACTGTCCGGAAGTGGTCCAGAGCCTAAACTTGATGAGTGTGCTCAACCCGAATATCTCGCATACGATGATTGACGGCGGAGCATTCAAAGAAGAGGTTGAAAGCAAAGACATCATGGCGGTCCCGACGGTCTTCCTGAACGGCGAACCGTTCTCCAGCGGACGCATGTCGCTTGAAGAATTGCTTGCTAAACTCGGCAGTGCACCGGATGCATCCGAGTTTGCAGACAAAGACCCGTATGATGTTCTTGTTGTCGGCGGCGGGCCGGCGGGTGCAAGTGCGGCCATCTATGCTGCGCGCAAAGGCATCCGGACAGGCATCGTTGCGGAACGCTTTGGCGGACAGGTTCTGGATACGATGAGCATCGAAAACTTCATCAGCGTCAGACAGACAGATGGGCCGAAGTTCGCTGCGAGCCTTGAAGAGCATGTGAAAGAGTACAACATTGATGTGATGAACCTGCAGCGCGCCAAGCGTTTGGAAAAGAAAGAGTTCATCGAACTTGAACTTGAAAACGGCGCTGTCGTGAAAGGCAAAACCGTCATTCTTTCCACAGGCGCGCGCTGGCGCAATATTGGCGTGCCGGGCGAGGCTGAATTCAAGAACAAAGGCGTGGCTTACTGCCCGCACTGTGACGGCCCCTTGTTTGCCGGCAAAGATGTAGCAGTGGTCGGCGGCGGCAACTCCGGCGTCGAGGCAGCCATCGACCTGGCAAACATCGTGAACCACGTAACCGTTTTGGAATATAATGCAGAGCTAAAAGCGGATTCTGTGCTGCAGGACCGCCTGAAGAGCTTGCCGAACGTTACAATTCTCACAAACGCCCGTACACAGGAAATTACCGGCACGGACAAAGTGAACGGCATCTCCTATATTGACCTTCAAACAGGAGAAGAAAAGCATGTCAAACTGTCCGGCGTCTTTGTCCAGATCGGCCTTGTTCCAAATACCGACTGGCTAGGCGACACAGTTGACCGCAATAAGTTCGGTGAAATTATCATCGATCAGCGCGGCTCAACGAACATCCCGGGCGTCTTTGCTGCAGGCGACTGCACAAACAGCCCGTACAAACAGATCATCATTTCGATGGGATCCGGCGCGACAGCTTCATTGAGTGCGTTCGACCACCTCATCAGAAGCGAAGTTCCGGTTTTGGCATAACGGATAAAAATAAAGGATTGTTGAGAGGGAATAAATTCCTCTCAACAGTCCTTTTGCTTTGTGTGAACGATTGAGGAAGCGTTCGTTTATCCTCTTATGCATGGTCTGCGGCTACTCTTCGGTTCAGATATGATATGATAACTTAGTTGCGCTTTGGCGCGAAGGAGCTTATATGATGAAATTCAATAAAGGTGTTTTATATATATTAATAGGTGCGTCTTTTTTTGGTTTTACTCCGATATTTGCCAAAATCGGATTCAGCCATGGGTATTCACTTGGCCAGATCAATATCGTCCAAATGATCATTTCTTTCATTTTGCTATGGTCTTTGACGCTCATTAAACGCGCCAGTTTTAAAGGGCTCCATAGGAAAAATATTCTCCAAGTCATGGTGACCGGTTGTTTTATCGGTTTAACCAGTATTTTTTATTACGGCTCGATGCAGTATTTGCCTGCTTCATTGGCCATTATTTTGATGTTCCAATTCGTTTGGATCGGAATCATTTTAGAATGGATTTTCAGTAAAATAAAACCTTCCAAGCTGACGGTATTGTCCATTCTTTTAATCTTGGTCGGGGTCTTTTTTGCTTCGAATTTTGTAAATGGCGATATAAATGGATTGCCGCTGAGAGGTTTCGTTTTTGGCATTCTGTCTGCCTTCACCTATGCCGGATTCATCTTCTGCAGCGGCAAGGTGGCTGTGAATGTAGATCCGTGGACGCGCAGCTCTTTGATGGTGACAGGCTCAACCATTTTAGTGCTTGTTGTATTCATGGGGGATATGCCCGCTGTGCTGCCCTTGGAGAAAGATTTGGTAACCACAGCAGTTGGCGTTTCGCTGTTCGGGGCCGTCTTGCCGCCATTGTTTTTTGCAGCTGGCGCCCCTTTGGTTTCAGGCGGAATGGCCAATATCCTAACGTCCATCGAATTGCCGATCGCCATCCTGTCAGCGAGCCTTATTCTGTCGGAAGCCGTATCGCCGTTCCAATGGTTCGGCATTGTGATTATATTAGCCGCTATTGCCTTAAACGAACTCAGTCCCAACCTTTTCCGCATCAAAAAGTTCTTTTAACTTAACGTATCCTAAAAAACAAAGCACCGCGTAAAAAGGGCAGCCGGCATCGTTTTGATGCCGGCTGCCCTTTTGCCATCTGGTTTCATACGGTGACATAATCCATTCATAAAAAAGCATATGGAATTATTACATTTTATCAAGTATGCATAGGATTAAGCGCTCAATTTCCCTGGAAACAAGAAGCTCTTTTACCTTGCTTTATCTATTGCTGGCTCCTTTTACGGCCCCATGCAGCAATGGCTGAAATGTCATCAGGGGTTGTTCTGCAGCAGCCTCCAATCAGACGGGCTCCAGCGTTGTACCAGCTTTTTGTACTTGAAGCAAAATGATTTGCTAAGGGCTCTTTCTCCCAAGTCTTGCTTACGGCGTCATACGCTTCACCGGAATTTGGATAAACAATTATCGGTTTAGATGTTCGGCTTTTTCCCTCTTGGATCAGCGATTCGATAAAATCAGGTGCTGAACAATTAATGCCGATTGCAGCTGCCTGCTCTTCTTTATCCAGCCATTCCGCGCAATTGGACATTTTTTCTCCGTCGCTTATATGGCGGCCATCTTTGGCGCTAAAACTGAACCAGGCATAAACGTCCGGGAATTCCTTCAGCACTTTTACAATGGCTTTAGCTTCTATCAGGCACGGAAGGGTTTCACATGCTAAAATATCGGCCCCTGCTTCCACCAGCACTTTGATCCGGTCTCTATGGAAAGTCACGAGTTCCTCTTCGGTCAATGAATAATTGCCGCGGTACTCGGAACCGTCCGAAAGAAAAGCGCCGTAGGGACCGACAGAAGCTGCCACTAACGGTTTCGGCCGGTTGGTTTTGTCTTCAACGCCTGCCCAGAATTCATCGCGGGCCTCGACGGCAATTTGGACCGACTTTCGGATCAGGCCGACCGCGTCTTTCTCCGTCAACCCTCTTTCCCGGAAACCTTGGATTGTCGCCTGATAGCTTGCCGTGATGGCACAGTCTGCACCCGCCTCAAAATAATCCAGATGGACTTTTTTGATCATTTCCGGATTTTCCATGACAATTTTCGCCGACCACAACCGGTCATTCAAATTACAGCCGTAATTTTCCAGCTCTGTCGCCATGGCGCCGTCGAGAATGAGGACCGGAAAATCAGTTAAAATTCGTTCAATCGGGTTCATGCTGCCACTTCCTTTCCATGTCCAAAATCAGGTTTCTGCCTTTAATTGTTTCTGTTTGCTCTGCTTAAAAACTGCTTCGTCCGTTCCACTTTCGGATTATTGA is from Planococcus liqunii and encodes:
- a CDS encoding SLC13 family permease — encoded protein: MMEGLEKQLQKNRLFLSRDRLFSKPTVLMGLHVLFLAAILLADGLDYPAKISLFAFLSAMVLWIATKIPAGFVAVSLIAFVILMNAAEPELLYESLSEEVVWLMIGSFIIGQAVKESGLAERLTLFLLRKSKEKGQALAGVSAVLFATVFFIPSTSGRAALAMPIISQLSQKYTEKEQRVLVLLAPVVILMSTSATLIGAGSHLIGIGLLESTAQQSISFIQWFVWGLPFAAVATLLSFLVANWLFWPKHGEKRLEIEQAAGPSLVKKQLKPIEKKTLILLCALIVLWMTESLHGYDIAFVAMIGAILVMAPNCGVITWKQGMKSVSWNLIVFVAAAAALGKILVDTGVVEWLEGGMANFLQSFTDAPEWQIVFVILFVSVTSHLYITSHTTRAIVFIPAFLLFSEAIGANPSAVVFLSLIGMNYCVTFPVSSKALLLFYEDEDEGVSYDAGSLVKLSAVLMPLYIALMMLFYFTYWQWTGLQL
- the ahpC gene encoding alkyl hydroperoxide reductase subunit C; this translates as MSLIGKEIQPFAASAYNAGSGEFIEVSEQNMKGQWSVVCFYPADFTFVCPTELEDLQKQYATLKNLGVEVYSVSTDTHFTHKAWHDHSDAISTLEYIMIGDPSQRISRSFDVLDEEAGLAQRGTFIVDPDGIVQAAEINADGIGRDASTLVGKIKAAQYVRNNPGEVCPAKWEEGSATLKPSLDLVGKI
- the ahpF gene encoding alkyl hydroperoxide reductase subunit F — its product is MILDADIKAQLAQYLELLEGDVLLKVSAGSDDVSRDMLALVNELSAMSARIKVEHAQLERTPSFSVSRIGEDTGITFAGIPLGHEFTSLVLALLQVSGRAPKADAKVIDQIKSIQGNYHFDSYISLSCQNCPEVVQSLNLMSVLNPNISHTMIDGGAFKEEVESKDIMAVPTVFLNGEPFSSGRMSLEELLAKLGSAPDASEFADKDPYDVLVVGGGPAGASAAIYAARKGIRTGIVAERFGGQVLDTMSIENFISVRQTDGPKFAASLEEHVKEYNIDVMNLQRAKRLEKKEFIELELENGAVVKGKTVILSTGARWRNIGVPGEAEFKNKGVAYCPHCDGPLFAGKDVAVVGGGNSGVEAAIDLANIVNHVTVLEYNAELKADSVLQDRLKSLPNVTILTNARTQEITGTDKVNGISYIDLQTGEEKHVKLSGVFVQIGLVPNTDWLGDTVDRNKFGEIIIDQRGSTNIPGVFAAGDCTNSPYKQIIISMGSGATASLSAFDHLIRSEVPVLA
- a CDS encoding EamA family transporter, producing the protein MKFNKGVLYILIGASFFGFTPIFAKIGFSHGYSLGQINIVQMIISFILLWSLTLIKRASFKGLHRKNILQVMVTGCFIGLTSIFYYGSMQYLPASLAIILMFQFVWIGIILEWIFSKIKPSKLTVLSILLILVGVFFASNFVNGDINGLPLRGFVFGILSAFTYAGFIFCSGKVAVNVDPWTRSSLMVTGSTILVLVVFMGDMPAVLPLEKDLVTTAVGVSLFGAVLPPLFFAAGAPLVSGGMANILTSIELPIAILSASLILSEAVSPFQWFGIVIILAAIALNELSPNLFRIKKFF
- the mmuM gene encoding homocysteine S-methyltransferase codes for the protein MNPIERILTDFPVLILDGAMATELENYGCNLNDRLWSAKIVMENPEMIKKVHLDYFEAGADCAITASYQATIQGFRERGLTEKDAVGLIRKSVQIAVEARDEFWAGVEDKTNRPKPLVAASVGPYGAFLSDGSEYRGNYSLTEEELVTFHRDRIKVLVEAGADILACETLPCLIEAKAIVKVLKEFPDVYAWFSFSAKDGRHISDGEKMSNCAEWLDKEEQAAAIGINCSAPDFIESLIQEGKSRTSKPIIVYPNSGEAYDAVSKTWEKEPLANHFASSTKSWYNAGARLIGGCCRTTPDDISAIAAWGRKRSQQ